TTGGCAACGACGTCCTTACCAACGCCGCTCTCGCCGAGGATCAGTACAGGCACATCCACGGCGGCGAGGAGGCGAATGTTCTCATAAATTCGCATCATAGCCGGTGAGGCCGCGAGGAAGTAGCGGTTATGGCCGATCTCTTCCAGATGATAGCGTCCAGAGGTCGGCCGGACATCATGATCCACCTCGCGAGTTACTTCAAACTCCTCCGCCAACTGGGAGAGTTCCGTAAGCATCTCTTCGAGTTCAGGGCGTTGAACCGGGACTTTGAGGAAGTGGTGAATCCCAAGCGTCTCTGCATCCTGAACCCACGGGCTCAGACCTAGGGGGGGCGCCAGCCAAATGCGATGCGCACCCACCTGCTGACTAAGTCTCGACAAAGAAGTCTCATCTCTGGGGGGACGTGCGGAGACGTCCAAAATAACAGCATCGAAATGGCGTGTCTGGCAAGCCGCCAAGGCTTCTTTCAGGGATTCGAAGACCTCAACAAGATGTCCCTCGGATTGAAGCGTTGCCTCGGCAGTCTGAATAAATGGCCTTGAGCTTGTAATAATTGCGACTACTTTAGTCCTTAGCATCACGGATACCTTTAAGTACCTCAATATGTTGAAAATGGCTCGTTTTTTTTAGGTGAACAGGCGTATGGTGTACCCCAGATTCCAAGGCGCACCTGTGCCGGCTGTTGAGACGCCTACTTCTCAGGCGATTAGGCCTTTCATCGCCTGGAAGTTTGGTCTTTCGTTTGCTGTCCCGCATAGCAGGATCCCCAACGAAGGAGGGAAGATACGTTCTGTGCCCAGACCTCGGAGAGCGAGATGATCCAGGCTACCTGTAGTACCCCCATTGCAGCTATCCATTCACCGGAGGGGCCGGTCTTGTCGAGAATTGTCCAACAAATCGAGAAGACACTGATCCCAGTCAACGTAAGTACAACCGACGGAAGATATGAACGCCAGTTCAGCAACCTTTGCGGAACATGGGAGGTATACAAGGCAGGGCCGTAAAGCGCCCGAAGCATTCCAGGAGAAGCCATAATGTGTGTCCTTTGGAAGAAAACCAAATGCAGTACAACGAGCCCGATCACGATAGGAGATAAGACCCGATAAAAATGAAACTGGCCTACCGTATCTAGAAAGGGCGAATTTAGTCCTCAAAACCGTAATTGATGCTGGTCAATTGATCCATTGTTATATCCAGGTCTTTTCCAATGAAAGAGATACAGTTTTTTGGAGAATATACGTTTGAGAAATCTCCGCTACTTGTCATGCGCGGAATTGAGATGATTGATCTCACGCCAAGGCAATTAGAGACTCTATCCTTGCTGCTTGATGCCAAAGGAGAGGTCGTAAGCAGAGAGACATTCCTGGACAAGGTCTGGGGGGACGTTATTGTCGAAGAACATAATCTGACTCAGACAATCTTTCTGCTGCGCAAGACCCTTGGTAAGTTACCAAATGGTCAGGAGTACATAGAGACGGTACCCAAAAAAGGGTACCGAATGTCACCATCCGCATTATCTCTTTCGACAATGCGCGAGCCCTCTCCCTCCCTGTGGGACAAGGCGAAAATGAAGATTCCCTCGCCGGCTTTGCCGAGCGTTCCCTTGATGGAAGGAACGCGCTCCAGAAGCATTATTAAGAGGATGTTTCTGATACAAGCTGCCGTCATAGTTGTCACGATGGCAGCTACGCTGCTCCGTGGCTTTCAGGCAAGGCCGCACTTGTTGAAAGTTAGGCAGCTAACACATGACGGCGTGTACAAGGTAAGTGATGCTCCCCTCTTCCTGCGCGATAAGAGGCTCTTCTTTACGGAGCGCCAGGATACCCGGAATCTCTTGGCAAGTGTCTCTCTCGATGGCAACATCTCCAGGAACCAGGTGCTTCCGGTTCGGGATGGAGTTCTGTCTGGTATCGGTAAGTCTGCGGAGGACGTGCTGATCTCCCGGCCGGGGGATAAAGGCACGATCACCGTGGCATCATTAAACGGAGACAACAATCGCCCGTTAAGCGAATTCGGTGGGGAATCGCCTTCGTGGTCGCCGGACGGCAAGCATCTGGCCTTCATTCGCGGACAACAATTGTTCACGGCTGACGACAAGGGCCAGAACCCTGTCCCCCTGGTGGCAGTGCAAGGGACCCCCTTCTGGCCAGTATGGTCGCCTGACGGCACTGCCATTCGGTTTTCGGTTCGCGAGCCAGATGGCGGAGAAAGTATCCACGAAGTAAACCTGGCGACGAAACGCCTCTCGCCGGTCCTCCGGGGCGAGCCTCATGAACATCGTGCATGTTGCGGTGCATGGACCTCCAATGGAAGGTACTTCGCGTATGTCGTCGGAAACTCCGCATCAACGTCACTATGGGTTCAGCGCGAAGAGGTTCTTGGCTGGAAGAAGATCAAGCGTTCCTGGGAGCTGGCATCAGGGCCGGTGGATTTCTGGCGGGCGCCCGTTATCGACCAGGATCATATCTATGCGATCGGTGAACAGGTAAGGCACAAGCTCGTTCTGCTCAACTCGAAATTTGCTCCTTTTCTTCCGGCGGTATCAGTGAATTCATTGAGCATCTCTCATGATGGAGAGTGGGTTGCATACTCCGTGTATCCGGAGGGTTCACTCTGGAAGAGCCGCCTGGATGGTACCGAACGGACACGTCTTTCGGCGCATGACGAGTACACGCGCATGCCGCAATGGTCGTCCGATGACCATGAAATCTTTTATCTGCGCATGATCGAAGGCAAGCCGTGGAGTTTAGCGCAGGTGGATGCGCGTGGCGGTAAGCCAGGCATTCTGGCAATCGGCGGCAGCGGAACGAGTGAGCTGGCCTACAGTACCGCGGGCGATCAGCTTGTCATGGATCAGACGGGCCCGGGCAGCACGACATCCAGAAAGCTCGCCATTCTTTCTTCAAAAGGGCAATTGATAGAAGAACTGCCGGAATCTGAGGGGATGACCGCTGCAAGGTGGTCAGCGGATGGGCGATATATCTCTGCTGTAAGTGTAGATCGAGAACAACTACGCGTCTTTGACAGGGTGTCCAGAAAGTGGGATGTTGTGTTCACCTCGGCCACGATCGGAGCTAACGTCTGGGATCGCAAGGGAAATACGCTCTATTTCATGGCACGCCAGGAGCAGCGTTGTACCCTCTTCAGGTTTCAGCCCGGCGGGCAGGGGGCGAGCGAAGTGATGGAGATACCAGAGGTCTATGCGAATGGTGATGTATCACGGGCATTGGAAGTTACCGCACGTGGAGACCTGATCTTCGAGTACCTGGAGGGCGCAGCGGAGATCTATGACCTTAATGTAGATCTCAGATCTCCCCTGTAAGTGATCACCGTCACCAGAGAGGGTGCAGACGGTCACGGTCTTCCCGTATCGGGCCTGTTATGTAGCTATGTGAGCGCGCTTGCGCTGAAGGAGGGCTTGTCATGCCGACTACGCTAACCGTCCACTCAGGCAAATTGCGTAAGAACGCCATTCAGTTTCCTCATCTTCATAATCTGTTTGAGGACATGGAGCGCCTTACCGAACGTATCTCCAAGCGTGCTTTCAGTCTCTTCCAGCAGCGTGGAGGGGGCGAGGGCCGCGACTGGGATGATTGGTTTAAGGCTGAATCGGAGTTCCTGAAAGCGGTTCCAGTAGAGATTACAGAGTCTGATCAGAAAATTTCCATCCGGGCTGAAGTACCCGGGTTCACGGCCGAAGAGCTTACCGTTCAGGTGGAGCCGAATGGAGTCTATATTCGCGGTAGATCCGAAAGCAGGAAGGAAGAAAAGGGGAAGGGAATTGTCACGTATAGTGAAGTGTTTTCGAATGAGATCGCGCGCCATATCGAACTGCCGGCCATAATCGATGCAAGCCATAGTGAAGCAAAGCTCAGCGATGGTGTGCTCGAACTTACGTTGCCAAAATCGGCGCCTCCCAAGGCCGTCAACATCAAGGTGGCATGAAGACATAGCCGCCGTTCGATCGGGATGCAGAGGACGTCATCGTGGACCGTATAGGTTCACGGAATGACTACGTAGGGAAGTGTGAATCTGCTTTCGCGAATATCGAGCAGAACCCGATTGATCTCATCCAGGCGGCAGGGCGTTATCTTTGGCCGCCATGAGAGGTTTGCAACAAGCTGCAGATACTCGGCGGCATCTTTCCGCGTGAGGTTGGCGACGCTGCGGAGTTGCCGTTCTCCCCAAAGAAGCGTGTCGTAGTCGAACGACGGAATGCGGTCCAGATGGACGGCATTGATCGCGACGATTCCTCCCTTCGAGAGAGACTGCAGGGCAGAGATAACAACATTACCGACAGGCGCAAAGGTGATTGCGGCATCAAGCTGTTCGGGAGTTTTCTCATCGAGCGGACCTGCCCAACGTGCGCCCTGGGTGCGGGCCAGATCCTGGTGGTCGGGTTCACGCGTGGCCACGAAGACGTCGCAGCCCCAGTGGAGAAGAACGGGCACCACCATTTGCGCCGAAGCTCCATACCCAAAGAGACCGACTCTTGTACCGGGTTTGACGTCAGCAACGCGCAGACTCCTGTACCCCACGGCGCCGGCACAAAGAAGAGGCGCAGCCGTTTCAGATGGCAGATTTTCCGGCATTGGATAGGTGAAACGGGCATCGACGGTAACGTATTCTGCAAACCCTCCATCGCGTCCATATCCCGTGAATACGGGATGATCGCATAGATTCTCACGCTCCGTCCTGCAGTATCGGCAGGTGCCATCGGTACCGCCGAGCCAGGCAACCCCAACGCGATCTCCAATTTGAAGAGAACTATCGTTCGTCTTCACGACTTCACCAACGATCTGGTGCCCGGGAATGACGGGCTTCTTGATCCGAGGAAGGTCACCTTCAGCGATATGGAGGTCTGTATGGCAAACTCCACACGCCAGCACTTTCAGCAACGCTTCACCCGTCAAGGGCGAAGGTATTGGGACGTCCCGCAGCACGAGCGGTGAGGTCTCAATCGGCGCCGGCTGTTCCAGAACTGCAGCACGCATCGTAGAACTCCTCGATGATCCATCATCGTACTGTCCTGGTAGCAGGAGCAAATCACTCCGTTCGAAGTGCGGTCATCGGGCTTACGTCCGCTGCTCGTCTTGCCGGCAGGTAGCCCGAGCAGACAGTGGACGGCGGCATAGACTCTCCCCTTGATATTCGACAAAAGAGTTTCGCATCTCGTGTCGAATGTCAAGGGGAGGCTGCCGTTGATATCTGCGATCAGGCCTTCGAGCTCACCATTTGGAGCTCCTGCAGGCCGACGCTTCCGTCGATGAGATCGCCGAGCTGTTGGGAAAACGCCTGGAAATGCGGGGTAGCGAAGTGGTACTCCAGGGCTGCTTTTGAGACCCAGTTTTCGTAGACGACCCATGTATTTGCGTCACTCAAAGAATGATGCAGGTCGTAATTGATGCAACCCTCTTCTGCGCGCGATGGTGGCACAAGTGCGAGAAGCGCCTGTCCAAGTGCCTCGCTCTTACCCGGTTTGGCTACCAGGGTTGCAATGATCGTTAGTTGCTGCATCGTTCCTCCGATTCTTGTTTTGTGGTGGCTGTGTTCAGGTTGCTACCGCAATGGTTTCAAGGAGACTGTCTTTCCGGTTTGTACGGAGGTGCGAGCGGCATCGAGGATCTGCATGACGATCAGGTTCGTGTCCAGGGAAGACAGGTCTCCCTGGTCTTTGACCTGTCCATGAAGAACGGCAGCCAGGTATTTCAGAGAACCGGATTGATCGGCGGGAAGCGAGGGAGAGGTTCCGGTCTGCTCTTCGGATTCACCAAGGAAGCGTTTGCGTGCATGGGATGGTCCGACGGTAAAGATGGTTCCCTGGGTCCCATAGAGCTCCATATCTTTGCGGTCGAAGCTCCAGTTCCACGAAGCCATCAGGACCGCCTGCGTCTTCGGGTAGCGCACAATGATGGTCGCATCGTCGTCAACGTGCGGATAGATCTCTGGTTTGTCTGTCTGGGCCGATGCCGTTACTGAGATCGGAGTCTCTCCATGCATCAGCACGGTCGTAAGGTCAGCGCCGTAGCAGCCGAAATCGAAGAGTGCACCCGCGCCATTGCGGACGGGATCGGTGAGCCAGGGAAGCCATTCCGGGCCGACACCAATCTCCTTCGGGCCTTTGTGTCCGTCGTGTACGACAACCTTCCGCACATCGCCCAGCTTGCCATTGGCTGCGAGACTCAGGGCCTCAGCGTTGGAGGAGTACCACGTCGTCTCATAGTTGACGAGGACATGCACGTTGTAACGTTTTGCCGCATCCCGGATAGCGAGCGTATCGGGCATGGTGGTCGCAAGGGGCTTCTCTACCATGGACGAGATGTGATGACGGGCAGCGGACTCGATGACACGGCGATGGTCGAGGATAGTGGTGTAAACCAGTACCGCATCAGGGTGGGTGCTGTTGAGCGTCTCTTCGAGGTCGGTATGGAAGAGGGAATGGTCGAGCGAGAACTGCTTCTCGTAGTTGGCGGCGAGCGCGGTATCGGGTTCCACGATTGCGACCAGTTGGGCATCCGTGGACTTGGGAAGATCGCGGAGGAAGCCTTTGACGTGGCCGTGAACAAGGCCGACGATCGCGACTCGAATCGGCTGCTGCGCGCGGAGCACCGGTGCGAATGCGAGGAAGAGAAGTGCCAGGGGTAGTCTCAATTTCACTGGGGTCAAGCTCCTTTGGGGTCAAAAGGCAGTGTGCCGTGTCGCTTTGAGGATGGTCAAGCGAACAGGAGGAAACCCAACATCTTGAGCGCATGGTGGCTGAACAAACGAATGTTTTCGGTTCAGCCACCATAGGACATCTGGCCATGGTCTCCGCGGTTAGGTTGTGCTTGCTTTGCTCCGGCTTCGGTACAGCATGACAGGCCGTCGTGCTTGCATCGTGACCGTGACCTCACGTCCTGCCTGCTTCAAAGAGACGGGCTCTTTTCTGTCCGGGAAGAGCGCGGCGCCAGTGACCTCCTGTGGGGCCCAGGAGGCGGGCAGCGTCGCCGTCAGTGGACCGTCATGGACCGCATACATGGCGATGCGATCATTGCCCAGGGGACAGAAGACGGCATCCTTTCGCGCTACTTCCGCTCCGTTGAGGGTGACCTTATAGCTCTGATTCTGCCAGTCCATCTCGATTGCATTGCCGGAGCCTTCGAGGTATGTGACGGTTCGGTCCTGAGTGCGCTGAAAACCCTCGATGTTAAGCAGGTGGAGGCGGAACCAAGGCACCATTGTTAGATAGAAAGAGTCAAGCATCCTCTCCTGCGAGGCGTCGCCATTGAAGATGGAGTGCTGTGCTTCGCCGTAAAAGGTCATGAGAAAGAGCGGAAGCTCGCCTGCATTCCCGGCCCGGCCCCAGACAGCGCTCCTGCGGTAGATCATGGAGAGCATCGGTACTGGCTTTCCACCGAAGGGGCAAGGTTTGGGGCCGCCGGCATACCAGCTCATGCTCATCTTGCCGATGAATGGATAGCGAAGCCCTTCCGACGTGACATCGACGCCGTGCTTGGCGAACTCTTCCATGATGCGGTAACGGCCCGCATTGAGATTACGGATACCGCTGGCTGGGTGTTTTAGGTCCCAGTCGTTGCGGATGGCGTAATACGAGAGCACGTCGACATGAATGGTTCCCGGTAGCTTGTAGCGTTCGCAGGTATAGCGGACGCGATCCGGGCCTGGGCCCTCCATATATTTGGCCAGTCCCTGAATATAGGACTCTTCGCCGGTCCATTCGCGGCTCTTCCAGAGCTCGCCATCGGGTTTGCGGGCGATCATCTCTTCATTCCATGCCGGGCTGCTGCGATACGCGTCGTCGTAGTTGTCCGAGAGGCTGACAGTCGTGTTCAGAGCCTTCGCGCGGCCCATCAGACGCATCATGCCGTCATAGCCGCCGATGCGTTCATTCACGACATTGACGGCTGGATAGCCCGTATCTTTTCCGCGGAATTGCCATCCCCACAGATGGACGAGTTGTGGAGAGCCGTCAGTCAGCGCATGCATGTCTCGAATAATCTGTTCGCAGCGTTCAAAGGTCGCTGACGGTTTAGGAAACTTCGGTTCGTCAACTCGAATGCCATAGATGAACTTGTCATCGTAGAAGTGGTTGGGGATGGCAGGCATGCGTGCACGCACAAGTTTTGCTCCATCGATCCAGTCGAGGGCCTTTCCGCCAGCTTCCGGTTCGAGGAAGTCGAGACGGCAGGCAGACTTCTGCTCTACCAGCAGATTGGGCGTTGCGTTGTTGCCACAGCTCTTTGGAGCGCCGCGGCCCAGGTTCATGTCGTAACAGGCGCTTCCGTCAACGCGATGAACCTTCGTCGTTCCAAGCGATGCGACCCTTGCGGGAGCTTCGCCTGTCACCGACAGAAGCGTGCCGTCCATAAAGGCCGTGGTCTCCTGCACGCAGACCGTGCCGGAGTGCCCGGCCATGATGACCGGAAGAACGCCATTGATCTCTCCCCAGAAGGTATTGAGAGGCAGCTTCCCGGCCTTGGCATCGCGCAGCGAGACCAAATCGCCGCCGTCGTCCGCATGAGCGATCCATGCATTTGGATCGGATTCATGCACACTGACAAGGGAAGGCATCGAGAGTGAGATCAGCTCAAACCCGGGTAGCTCCTGTACTTCCTCGAGCGTGACCTGAATGCGCCGTCCATCGATCGCATAGCGCAGGCTGAAGTTTGCCGCAGGGGCGGAATCGCAGGTCGCCTGGAAGCGAAAGTCGGCAGTAGACCGTGTTGTCTTCTCGCTGGAGGGCCGTATCTCCAC
This genomic window from Terriglobus albidus contains:
- a CDS encoding zinc-dependent alcohol dehydrogenase family protein: MRAAVLEQPAPIETSPLVLRDVPIPSPLTGEALLKVLACGVCHTDLHIAEGDLPRIKKPVIPGHQIVGEVVKTNDSSLQIGDRVGVAWLGGTDGTCRYCRTERENLCDHPVFTGYGRDGGFAEYVTVDARFTYPMPENLPSETAAPLLCAGAVGYRSLRVADVKPGTRVGLFGYGASAQMVVPVLLHWGCDVFVATREPDHQDLARTQGARWAGPLDEKTPEQLDAAITFAPVGNVVISALQSLSKGGIVAINAVHLDRIPSFDYDTLLWGERQLRSVANLTRKDAAEYLQLVANLSWRPKITPCRLDEINRVLLDIRESRFTLPYVVIP
- a CDS encoding putative quinol monooxygenase yields the protein MQQLTIIATLVAKPGKSEALGQALLALVPPSRAEEGCINYDLHHSLSDANTWVVYENWVSKAALEYHFATPHFQAFSQQLGDLIDGSVGLQELQMVSSKA
- a CDS encoding Gfo/Idh/MocA family protein, whose translation is MKLRLPLALLFLAFAPVLRAQQPIRVAIVGLVHGHVKGFLRDLPKSTDAQLVAIVEPDTALAANYEKQFSLDHSLFHTDLEETLNSTHPDAVLVYTTILDHRRVIESAARHHISSMVEKPLATTMPDTLAIRDAAKRYNVHVLVNYETTWYSSNAEALSLAANGKLGDVRKVVVHDGHKGPKEIGVGPEWLPWLTDPVRNGAGALFDFGCYGADLTTVLMHGETPISVTASAQTDKPEIYPHVDDDATIIVRYPKTQAVLMASWNWSFDRKDMELYGTQGTIFTVGPSHARKRFLGESEEQTGTSPSLPADQSGSLKYLAAVLHGQVKDQGDLSSLDTNLIVMQILDAARTSVQTGKTVSLKPLR
- a CDS encoding endo-alpha-N-acetylgalactosaminidase family protein produces the protein MTDRPDGLSRRTLLKISAAGMAMAKTGNLFSEPAVPVPAGRVTSLHSPHLVLQLDRTTGLPVSYRLLRSGKLYRGSAPSTPLKVRLFQREPHAFSDVEIRPSSEKTTRSTADFRFQATCDSAPAANFSLRYAIDGRRIQVTLEEVQELPGFELISLSMPSLVSVHESDPNAWIAHADDGGDLVSLRDAKAGKLPLNTFWGEINGVLPVIMAGHSGTVCVQETTAFMDGTLLSVTGEAPARVASLGTTKVHRVDGSACYDMNLGRGAPKSCGNNATPNLLVEQKSACRLDFLEPEAGGKALDWIDGAKLVRARMPAIPNHFYDDKFIYGIRVDEPKFPKPSATFERCEQIIRDMHALTDGSPQLVHLWGWQFRGKDTGYPAVNVVNERIGGYDGMMRLMGRAKALNTTVSLSDNYDDAYRSSPAWNEEMIARKPDGELWKSREWTGEESYIQGLAKYMEGPGPDRVRYTCERYKLPGTIHVDVLSYYAIRNDWDLKHPASGIRNLNAGRYRIMEEFAKHGVDVTSEGLRYPFIGKMSMSWYAGGPKPCPFGGKPVPMLSMIYRRSAVWGRAGNAGELPLFLMTFYGEAQHSIFNGDASQERMLDSFYLTMVPWFRLHLLNIEGFQRTQDRTVTYLEGSGNAIEMDWQNQSYKVTLNGAEVARKDAVFCPLGNDRIAMYAVHDGPLTATLPASWAPQEVTGAALFPDRKEPVSLKQAGREVTVTMQARRPVMLYRSRSKASTT
- a CDS encoding TolB family protein encodes the protein MFLIQAAVIVVTMAATLLRGFQARPHLLKVRQLTHDGVYKVSDAPLFLRDKRLFFTERQDTRNLLASVSLDGNISRNQVLPVRDGVLSGIGKSAEDVLISRPGDKGTITVASLNGDNNRPLSEFGGESPSWSPDGKHLAFIRGQQLFTADDKGQNPVPLVAVQGTPFWPVWSPDGTAIRFSVREPDGGESIHEVNLATKRLSPVLRGEPHEHRACCGAWTSNGRYFAYVVGNSASTSLWVQREEVLGWKKIKRSWELASGPVDFWRAPVIDQDHIYAIGEQVRHKLVLLNSKFAPFLPAVSVNSLSISHDGEWVAYSVYPEGSLWKSRLDGTERTRLSAHDEYTRMPQWSSDDHEIFYLRMIEGKPWSLAQVDARGGKPGILAIGGSGTSELAYSTAGDQLVMDQTGPGSTTSRKLAILSSKGQLIEELPESEGMTAARWSADGRYISAVSVDREQLRVFDRVSRKWDVVFTSATIGANVWDRKGNTLYFMARQEQRCTLFRFQPGGQGASEVMEIPEVYANGDVSRALEVTARGDLIFEYLEGAAEIYDLNVDLRSPL
- a CDS encoding Hsp20 family protein, with protein sequence MPTTLTVHSGKLRKNAIQFPHLHNLFEDMERLTERISKRAFSLFQQRGGGEGRDWDDWFKAESEFLKAVPVEITESDQKISIRAEVPGFTAEELTVQVEPNGVYIRGRSESRKEEKGKGIVTYSEVFSNEIARHIELPAIIDASHSEAKLSDGVLELTLPKSAPPKAVNIKVA